The following coding sequences lie in one Eubacterium ventriosum genomic window:
- a CDS encoding polymorphic toxin-type HINT domain-containing protein, with the protein MSQGGSFLDGFEDGAFSGAVGGAIGGAAFSGLGVAGSTLGKGISCASKLGKVIKGTAAVSKVLSLGMAGVDMISLADMAIDNKNNPIADLNKKLHSSKAYNIFQTGISALAVFTGGMTSTMSCFIEGTLVSTISGRCAIDKINVGDKVLSANPETLDKKYKCVEKVFRRKVKKLIHLVVDDEELVTTENHPFYVMERGFLEASIVCIGDELVDSNGNIHIVNGIYRELCDKETYVYNIKVEDFHTYFVGTNEIWVHNANCTPAEKYLDRTEDNGDRVYKRKLSDGKEYEVTYTKGEDGNYYARFEDYATHPDFPKPVYPSDKGLVLNGNEKHDLSMMKSNYGKPNGYTWHHLEDGKGMLLVDSKIHGGFHHSGGASALRGN; encoded by the coding sequence ATGAGCCAAGGCGGTTCTTTCCTTGACGGATTTGAAGATGGTGCTTTTTCAGGTGCAGTAGGCGGTGCTATTGGAGGCGCAGCTTTTTCAGGACTTGGAGTCGCCGGATCCACATTAGGCAAGGGAATCAGTTGTGCATCAAAACTCGGAAAAGTAATAAAGGGAACGGCAGCGGTATCAAAAGTGTTGAGCCTTGGAATGGCTGGAGTTGATATGATTTCTTTAGCTGATATGGCTATTGATAATAAAAATAATCCTATTGCAGATCTGAATAAAAAACTACATTCAAGCAAGGCGTATAATATATTTCAAACAGGAATATCTGCGCTGGCAGTATTTACTGGAGGAATGACTTCGACAATGTCATGCTTTATTGAGGGAACGTTAGTTTCAACAATAAGCGGAAGATGTGCAATAGACAAGATTAATGTTGGAGATAAAGTTCTTTCAGCAAATCCAGAAACGTTAGATAAAAAATATAAGTGTGTTGAAAAAGTATTTCGTAGAAAAGTAAAAAAATTAATACATCTCGTAGTTGATGATGAGGAACTGGTTACTACAGAGAATCATCCGTTTTATGTAATGGAAAGAGGATTTTTGGAAGCATCAATAGTATGCATTGGAGATGAACTTGTTGATTCAAACGGAAATATCCATATTGTTAATGGAATATATAGAGAACTATGTGATAAAGAGACGTATGTTTACAATATTAAAGTTGAAGATTTTCATACATATTTTGTTGGAACAAATGAGATATGGGTACATAATGCAAATTGTACACCGGCTGAAAAATACTTGGATAGAACAGAAGATAATGGTGATAGGGTTTATAAGCGTAAATTATCAGATGGAAAAGAATATGAGGTAACTTATACAAAAGGAGAAGATGGAAATTATTACGCTCGTTTTGAAGACTATGCAACACATCCGGATTTTCCAAAACCTGTTTATCCAAGTGATAAAGGACTAGTTTTGAATGGAAATGAAAAACATGATTTGTCAATGATGAAATCTAATTATGGAAAACCAAATGGATATACATGGCATCATTTAGAAGATGGAAAGGGGATGCTTTTGGTTGATTCAAAAATACATGGAGGATTTCATCATTCTGGTGGAGCGTCTGCTCTTAGAGGTAATTAA
- a CDS encoding SMI1/KNR4 family protein, which translates to MKEIYLDESEEKLTVDEIQSFEKKIGKIFPNDFKKFLLKSNGGYPREELFTHPFIEINPNTNIEFVQETDVEKFFSLNEMEFEYGDIVDEDYISEEYVPFARTSFGNLLLIRLDESEFNGNIYFSNHDLFNSKKNKFTISKVCNSFNEFIDSLYSIGD; encoded by the coding sequence ATGAAAGAGATATATTTAGATGAATCTGAAGAAAAGTTAACGGTTGATGAAATTCAATCATTTGAAAAAAAAATAGGAAAGATTTTCCCAAATGACTTCAAAAAATTTTTACTCAAATCAAATGGAGGATATCCAAGAGAGGAATTATTTACACATCCATTTATTGAGATAAATCCAAATACAAATATTGAATTTGTGCAGGAGACAGATGTAGAAAAATTTTTTTCTTTAAATGAAATGGAATTTGAATATGGAGATATTGTTGATGAGGATTATATATCAGAAGAATATGTACCATTTGCTAGAACTTCATTTGGCAATTTATTGTTGATAAGACTAGATGAAAGTGAGTTTAATGGAAATATATATTTTTCAAACCATGACTTATTTAACTCGAAAAAGAATAAATTTACAATATCGAAAGTATGTAACTCATTTAATGAATTTATTGATTCGTTATATAGCATTGGCGATTAA
- a CDS encoding CbrC family protein, whose product MRTYKYFDNVKKNAVFTEQACQFCGSKNDCLEGVYFEKNNIESVCVECLAQSKTSVYIPDEIQSKIVRDRIKKVGELSITPPVAWVQSNEWPVCCDDYMKYIGEWEKTDFINQSSHEEYINYFKKLLDKKMLERIDDIETLIEDLGYDSVAYAFRCIYCNKITIVCQDY is encoded by the coding sequence ATGAGAACATATAAATATTTTGACAATGTCAAAAAAAATGCTGTTTTTACTGAACAAGCATGTCAGTTTTGTGGCAGTAAGAATGATTGTTTAGAAGGTGTATATTTTGAGAAAAATAATATTGAATCAGTGTGTGTTGAGTGTTTGGCGCAATCAAAAACAAGTGTTTATATTCCAGATGAAATACAATCAAAAATTGTAAGAGATAGAATAAAAAAAGTAGGTGAGCTTAGTATTACTCCACCAGTGGCATGGGTTCAAAGTAACGAATGGCCAGTTTGCTGTGATGATTATATGAAATATATTGGTGAGTGGGAAAAAACGGATTTTATTAATCAATCGAGTCATGAGGAATATATAAACTACTTTAAGAAATTATTAGATAAGAAGATGCTTGAACGAATAGATGATATAGAAACATTAATCGAAGATCTTGGATATGATTCGGTTGCATATGCTTTTAGATGCATATATTGTAACAAAATAACAATAGTTTGCCAAGATTATTAA
- a CDS encoding HNH endonuclease: protein MDGKRVSVTYNSEGYPDFSPYVHPDYPKPVKINMTGNNTTDFRNANMAIGRKGSKPPKGYTWHHMEDGKSMILVRRDIHDCTTGGFAHTGGASVVRNK, encoded by the coding sequence ATAGATGGTAAAAGGGTAAGTGTAACTTATAATTCAGAAGGATATCCCGACTTTTCGCCTTATGTTCATCCGGATTATCCGAAACCAGTCAAGATAAATATGACTGGTAATAATACAACAGATTTTAGAAATGCAAATATGGCAATTGGGAGAAAAGGCAGCAAACCACCAAAAGGATATACTTGGCATCATATGGAAGATGGCAAAAGTATGATTTTAGTTAGAAGGGATATTCATGATTGTACTACAGGAGGATTTGCACATACAGGCGGTGCATCAGTTGTAAGAAACAAATAA